A genome region from Coffea arabica cultivar ET-39 chromosome 7e, Coffea Arabica ET-39 HiFi, whole genome shotgun sequence includes the following:
- the LOC113699691 gene encoding cytochrome P450 71AU50-like, whose amino-acid sequence MSSAFIWTTFILVAAVLLLDSLWRKKKNKKLPPSPRGLPILGHLHLLGKNPHRDFHKLSKQHGPIMHLRFGFVSNIIVSSPHAAEQFLKTYDLVFASRPPHEAAKYISFGQRNLSFGQYGPYWRNMRKLCTLNLLSNLKINSFQSMRMQELELLLESLKQAASNCDVVDISAEVAALNANMSCLMVLGKKYADKEFDERGFKAVIKEGMQLSATPNVGDYYPYLGVLDIQGLTRRMKAIGKVFDEFFEKIIDEHEQYANQTRHVDDFVYTMLALMKSGETEFQFDRRHVKAILLDMLAGSMDTSATVVEWIMAELLKNPRVMKKVQQELDEKVGLDRMVEESDLDNLRYLDMVVKEALRLHPVAPLLIPHAAIEDCTVDGFHIPKDSRVIINVWAIGRDPNAWSDPDMFIPERFIGNSIDIRGHDFQLLPFGSGRRGCPGIQLGLTVVRLLVAQLVHCFTWELPNGMLPSELDMTEEFGLVVTRAKHLMAVPTYRLSK is encoded by the exons atgtCTTCAGCCTTCATCTGGACAACGTTCATACTAGTTGCAGCTGTTCTTCTCCTCGATTCATTgtggagaaagaaaaagaacaagaaattgCCTCCTAGTCCAAGAGGCCTTCCTATTCTAGGACATCTTCATCTTTTGGGGAAAAATCCTCACCGTGATTTCCATAAGCTGTCCAAGCAACATGGCCCTATCATGCATTTACGTTTCGGATTTGTATCAAACATCATTGTTTCATCTCCTCATGCGGCTGAGCAATTCCTGAAAACATATGATCTTGTTTTTGCTAGTAGGCCACCTCATGAGGCCGCTAAATATATCAGTTTTGGGCAAAGAAACCTATCCTTTGGGCAGTATGGTCCATACTGGCGCAACATGCGTAAATTATGCACCTTAAATTTGCTTAGTAACCTTAAGATCAATTCATTTCAGTCTATGAGAATGCAAGAGCTTGAATTGCTTTTGGAATCACTCAAACAGGCTGCTAGTAATTGCGACGTTGTTGATATTAGTGCTGAAGTTGCTGCTCTGAACGCTAACATGAGTTGCTTGATGGTCCTTGGGAAGAAGTATGCTGACAAGGAATTTGACGAGAGAGGCTTCAAAGCTGTTATTAAAGAGGGGATGCAATTATCTGCAACACCTAATGTTGGAGATTACTATCCTTATCTCGGAGTACTTGACATTCAAGGCTTGACCAGGAGAATGAAGGCTATTGGCAAAGTTTTTGATGAATTCTTTGAGAAGATTATTGATGAACATGAGCAATATGCAAACCAAACTAGGCATGTAGATGACTTTGTCTACACCATGTTGGCCCTCATGAAATCAGGAGAAACTGAATTCCAATTTGATCGCCGCCACGTCAAAGCCATTTTGTTG GACATGCTTGCAGGATCAATGGACACTTCAGCTACAGTTGTTGAATGGATAATGGCAGAACTCCTGAAAAACCCCCGAGTAATGAAGAAAGTCCAGCAAGAGTTGGATGAAAAAGTAGGCCTAGACAGGATGGTCGAGGAATCAGACTTGGACAACCTAAGATACTTAGACATGGTTGTAAAGGAAGCACTAAGGCTTCATCCTGTGGCACCATTACTAATCCCTCATGCAGCCATTGAAGATTGCACTGTTGATGGTTTCCACATACCGAAAGATTCACGAGTAATTATCAATGTTTGGGCAATCGGGAGAGATCCAAATGCGTGGTCTGATCCTGACATGTTTATACCAGAAAGGTTCATTGGGAACAGTATAGATATAAGAGGACATGATTTCCAGCTTCTTCCCTTCGGCTCAGGTAGAAGAGGTTGCCCTGGAATTCAACTGGGGCTCACTGTAGTTCGTCTTCTAGTGGCACAATTAGTCCATTGTTTCACTTGGGAACTTCCGAATGGAATGCTGCCTTCAGAGCTGGACATGACCGAGGAATTTGGCCTTGTAGTGACAAGGGCGAAGCATCTGATGGCTGTTCCAACCTATCGATTGAGCAAATAA
- the LOC140011146 gene encoding uncharacterized protein isoform X1, translated as MGGRRRSSSSYSSSVATVVSTADSSPSSAESCFRELDDVFLQTQTRIWLGEVLKIRLDEGMNISDLLADGELLFEVSKMVWNMLLEKSVELRQIKAYQSPLGSRKSSGRYKPYSNVDSFLKVCKILGLNGIDLFSPSDVVEKRDIRKVCICIRALSKKARSKQLNVPDFDLVTYTVVMPTDMVGCIRRSLESSQCSISSSSSCHSYKGTRSKRQQKTLIPSYSGHYDSCSEESDEAESAYCGRESYSLFTDKFDHPATLNSCKEDSPGAFSAVRPYTARQAASRSDMRNGLGIHCSSYNYRNGYQADNLHASNDLRLTYNNNASDLADIDYALGKDASNILDSLGENVAERDFIADYLAFSDSVVLRNDGNSPIFFDGEDNICNFFMSMDSHGLGSKQKVSQNGFSHRYSDDMEDVEVASMASMTSVLGRVLNLEFDDQYNYGDSSIVEHNSIEFLGNETDDQGKGFHMEGQTQDSPPYDILSDRSGTDIKESQSKMVLENEGFCTASLSTCKENGQPSARESEKSEVCGHSQIYLGSMHPASCAGLASAEDDEEDISSGDLEKAVMGMCELDPYLEQGKDQSPLETLHHNNFREAKVSCCRCPMKGNEIHVCSMQYEDVIVRDITCQESQHLQKDSLCNHDFASLANECKSMASSSSKNSQDVNGAGHQASSGDNKTNQHLSGDGNEDGRNQSNLDICAANVLDGKEDAGGGLKEHRFLRGSLLKTFVKGTTLAGVLFLILHISRRGKEQANKPEKPLKTRQFGGAKHASLNAKFSRSNGTYPAEKLKFGN; from the exons ATGGGCGGCCGGCGCCGCAGCAGCAGCAGCTACAGCAGCTCAGTCGCCACGGTGGTCAGTACCGCTGATTCTTCTCCCTCTTCCGCCGAGTCCTGCTTCCGCGAGCTTGACGATGTCTTCTTGCAG ACACAAACGAGGATATGGTTAGGAGAGGTGTTGAAGATAAGATTGGATGAAGGGATGAATATTTCCGATTTGCTTGCCGATGGGGAGCTGCT CTTTGAAGTCTCTAAAATGGTGTGGAATATGTTGTTGGAGAAGTCTGTGGAGCTTAGACAAATAAAAGCTTATCAAAGCCCTCTTGGTTCGAGGAAGAGCAGTGGGAGATACAAGCCTTACTCTAACGTTGACTCGTTTCTTAAG GTTTGCAAAATCTTGGGATTGAATGGTATTGATCTCTTTTCCCCATCGGATGTTGTTGAGAAAAGAGATATTCGGAAAGTCTGCATCTGCATACGAGCACTATCGAAAAAAGCCAGATCTAAGCAATTAAAT GTCCCGGACTTTGATTTGGTCACCTATACGGTTGTCATGCCAACAGATATGGTAGGATGCATCCGGAGAAGCTTAGAATCATCACAGTGTAGCATTTCAAGTTCTTCTAGTTGCCATTCCTATAAAGGAACAAGATCCAAAAGGCAGCAG AAAACATTAATTCCATCTTATAGTGGACACTATGATTCTTGTTCTGAAGAGTCTGATGAGGCAGAAAGCGCTTATTGTGGAAGGGAATCATATAGCTTATTCACAGACAAGTTTGATCATCCTGCCACCCTAAACTCTTGTAAAGAAGACTCACCAGGTGCTTTTTCAGCAGTCAGACCTTACACTGCAAGGCAAGCTGCATCGAGATCAGACATGAGAAATGGTCTTGGAATTCATTGTTCTTCGTACAATTATAGAAATGGTTATCAGGCTGACAACTTGCATGCGAGTAATGACTTACGACTTACCTATAATAATAATGCTTCAGATCTAGCTGATATCGACTATGCTCTGGGGAAAGATGCTTCTAATATATTGGATTCATTGGGTGAAAATGTAGCAGAGAGGGACTTTATTGCAGATTATTTAGCATTTTCAGATTCAGTTGTCCTTAGAAATGATGGCAATAGTCCCATTTTCTTTGATGGAGAAGACAATATTTGTAATTTCTTTATGAGTATGGATTCTCATGGATTAGGCTCAAAACAGAAGGTTTCTCAGAATGGGTTTTCTCACAGATATTCAGATGATATGGAAGATGTGGAAGTGGCATCTATGGCAAGCATGACCTCCGTTTTAGGTAGGGTGCTTAACCTGGAATTCGATGACCAATATAATTACGGGGATTCTTCAATTGTGGAACACAACTCCATTGAGTTTCTTGGAAATGAAACTGACGACCAAGGCAAAGGTTTTCATATGGAAGGTCAAACACAGGACTCACCTCCATATGATATCCTGTCCGACCGTTCAGGCACTGATATTAAAGAATCACAGTCAAAGATGGTACTTGAAAATGAAGGCTTTTGCACTGCTTCCCTTTCAACTTGTAAGGAGAATGGACAACCAAGTGCCAGGGAGTCAGAAAAATCTGAAGTATGTGGTCATTCTCAAATATATCTGGGAAGCATGCATCCTGCAAGCTGTGCAGGCTTGGCTTCTGCAGAAGATGACGAGGAGGATATTAGTAGTGGAGATTTGGAGAAGGCAGTGATGGGTATGTGTGAGTTAGATCCTTATTTGGAACAGGGGAAGGATCAAAGTCCTCTAGAGACTCTACATCATAACAATTTTCGGGAAGCAAAGGTTTCATGTTGCAGATGTCCAATGAAGGGGAATGAAATACACGTTTGCAGCATGCAATATGAAGATGTAATCGTCAGAGATATTACTTGTCAAGAATCACAGCATTTACAGAAGGATTCACTTTGCAATCATGATTTTGCTTCTCTCGCAAATGAATGTAAGTCAATGGCAAGCTCCTCTTCCAAGAATTCACAGGATGTTAATGGAGCGGGACATCAGGCTTCTAGTGGAGATAACAAGACTAATCAACATCTCTCTGGAGATGGAAATGAG GATGGAAGAAATCAGAGCAACCTTGACATTTGTGCAGCAAATGTTTTGGATGGGAAGGAGGATGCAGGAGGTGGTTTAAAAGAGCACAGGTTCCTTAGAGGGTCGCTGCTTAAAACATTTGTTAAAGGCACAACCCTTGCTGGAGTGTTGTTTCTCATACTACACATCAG TAGAAGAGGCAAAGAGCAGGCTAACAAACCAGAAAAGCCACTGAAGACTCGGCAATTTGGTGGTGCAAAGCACGCTTCACTAAATGCAAAATTCAGTAGATCAAATGGCACTTATCCTGCTGAAAAGCTCAAATTCGGTAATTAG
- the LOC140011146 gene encoding uncharacterized protein isoform X2, whose translation MGGRRRSSSSYSSSVATVVSTADSSPSSAESCFRELDDVFLQTQTRIWLGEVLKIRLDEGMNISDLLADGELLFEVSKMVWNMLLEKSVELRQIKAYQSPLGSRKSSGRYKPYSNVDSFLKVCKILGLNGIDLFSPSDVVEKRDIRKVCICIRALSKKARSKQLNVPDFDLVTYTVVMPTDMVGCIRRSLESSQCSISSSSSCHSYKGTRSKRQQKTLIPSYSGHYDSCSEESDEAESAYCGRESYSLFTDKFDHPATLNSCKEDSPGAFSAVRPYTARQAASRSDMRNGLGIHCSSYNYRNGYQADNLHASNDLRLTYNNNASDLADIDYALGKDASNILDSLGENVAERDFIADYLAFSDSVVLRNDGNSPIFFDGEDNICNFFMSMDSHGLGSKQKVSQNGFSHRYSDDMEDVEVASMASMTSVLGRVLNLEFDDQYNYGDSSIVEHNSIEFLGNETDDQGKGFHMEGQTQDSPPYDILSDRSGTDIKESQSKMVLENEGFCTASLSTCKENGQPSARESEKSEVCGHSQIYLGSMHPASCAGLASAEDDEEDISSGDLEKAVMGMCELDPYLEQGKDQSPLETLHHNNFREAKVSCCRCPMKGNEIHVCSMQYEDVIVRDITCQESQHLQKDSLCNHDFASLANECKSMASSSSKNSQDVNGAGHQASSGDNKTNQHLSGDGNEDGRNQSNLDICAANVLDGKEDAGGGLKEHRFLRGSLLKTFVKGTTLAGVLFLILHIRRGKEQANKPEKPLKTRQFGGAKHASLNAKFSRSNGTYPAEKLKFGN comes from the exons ATGGGCGGCCGGCGCCGCAGCAGCAGCAGCTACAGCAGCTCAGTCGCCACGGTGGTCAGTACCGCTGATTCTTCTCCCTCTTCCGCCGAGTCCTGCTTCCGCGAGCTTGACGATGTCTTCTTGCAG ACACAAACGAGGATATGGTTAGGAGAGGTGTTGAAGATAAGATTGGATGAAGGGATGAATATTTCCGATTTGCTTGCCGATGGGGAGCTGCT CTTTGAAGTCTCTAAAATGGTGTGGAATATGTTGTTGGAGAAGTCTGTGGAGCTTAGACAAATAAAAGCTTATCAAAGCCCTCTTGGTTCGAGGAAGAGCAGTGGGAGATACAAGCCTTACTCTAACGTTGACTCGTTTCTTAAG GTTTGCAAAATCTTGGGATTGAATGGTATTGATCTCTTTTCCCCATCGGATGTTGTTGAGAAAAGAGATATTCGGAAAGTCTGCATCTGCATACGAGCACTATCGAAAAAAGCCAGATCTAAGCAATTAAAT GTCCCGGACTTTGATTTGGTCACCTATACGGTTGTCATGCCAACAGATATGGTAGGATGCATCCGGAGAAGCTTAGAATCATCACAGTGTAGCATTTCAAGTTCTTCTAGTTGCCATTCCTATAAAGGAACAAGATCCAAAAGGCAGCAG AAAACATTAATTCCATCTTATAGTGGACACTATGATTCTTGTTCTGAAGAGTCTGATGAGGCAGAAAGCGCTTATTGTGGAAGGGAATCATATAGCTTATTCACAGACAAGTTTGATCATCCTGCCACCCTAAACTCTTGTAAAGAAGACTCACCAGGTGCTTTTTCAGCAGTCAGACCTTACACTGCAAGGCAAGCTGCATCGAGATCAGACATGAGAAATGGTCTTGGAATTCATTGTTCTTCGTACAATTATAGAAATGGTTATCAGGCTGACAACTTGCATGCGAGTAATGACTTACGACTTACCTATAATAATAATGCTTCAGATCTAGCTGATATCGACTATGCTCTGGGGAAAGATGCTTCTAATATATTGGATTCATTGGGTGAAAATGTAGCAGAGAGGGACTTTATTGCAGATTATTTAGCATTTTCAGATTCAGTTGTCCTTAGAAATGATGGCAATAGTCCCATTTTCTTTGATGGAGAAGACAATATTTGTAATTTCTTTATGAGTATGGATTCTCATGGATTAGGCTCAAAACAGAAGGTTTCTCAGAATGGGTTTTCTCACAGATATTCAGATGATATGGAAGATGTGGAAGTGGCATCTATGGCAAGCATGACCTCCGTTTTAGGTAGGGTGCTTAACCTGGAATTCGATGACCAATATAATTACGGGGATTCTTCAATTGTGGAACACAACTCCATTGAGTTTCTTGGAAATGAAACTGACGACCAAGGCAAAGGTTTTCATATGGAAGGTCAAACACAGGACTCACCTCCATATGATATCCTGTCCGACCGTTCAGGCACTGATATTAAAGAATCACAGTCAAAGATGGTACTTGAAAATGAAGGCTTTTGCACTGCTTCCCTTTCAACTTGTAAGGAGAATGGACAACCAAGTGCCAGGGAGTCAGAAAAATCTGAAGTATGTGGTCATTCTCAAATATATCTGGGAAGCATGCATCCTGCAAGCTGTGCAGGCTTGGCTTCTGCAGAAGATGACGAGGAGGATATTAGTAGTGGAGATTTGGAGAAGGCAGTGATGGGTATGTGTGAGTTAGATCCTTATTTGGAACAGGGGAAGGATCAAAGTCCTCTAGAGACTCTACATCATAACAATTTTCGGGAAGCAAAGGTTTCATGTTGCAGATGTCCAATGAAGGGGAATGAAATACACGTTTGCAGCATGCAATATGAAGATGTAATCGTCAGAGATATTACTTGTCAAGAATCACAGCATTTACAGAAGGATTCACTTTGCAATCATGATTTTGCTTCTCTCGCAAATGAATGTAAGTCAATGGCAAGCTCCTCTTCCAAGAATTCACAGGATGTTAATGGAGCGGGACATCAGGCTTCTAGTGGAGATAACAAGACTAATCAACATCTCTCTGGAGATGGAAATGAG GATGGAAGAAATCAGAGCAACCTTGACATTTGTGCAGCAAATGTTTTGGATGGGAAGGAGGATGCAGGAGGTGGTTTAAAAGAGCACAGGTTCCTTAGAGGGTCGCTGCTTAAAACATTTGTTAAAGGCACAACCCTTGCTGGAGTGTTGTTTCTCATACTACACATCAG AAGAGGCAAAGAGCAGGCTAACAAACCAGAAAAGCCACTGAAGACTCGGCAATTTGGTGGTGCAAAGCACGCTTCACTAAATGCAAAATTCAGTAGATCAAATGGCACTTATCCTGCTGAAAAGCTCAAATTCGGTAATTAG